ACCCTGTTCGGCCGCCGCCTGTACCTGCCGGAGATCAACTCCAGAAACGGCATGCAGCGCCAGGCCGCCGAGCGCACCGCCATCAACGCGCCGATGCAGGGCACCGCCGCGGATATCATCAAGCGCGCGATGATTGCGGTCGACGCCTGGCTCGCCGAGCAGGGCCTCGCCAGCAAGCTGATTATGCAGGTACACGATGAACTGGTGCTGGAAGTGGTGGAGTCCGAAGTGGACACCGTCAAAGCCGGGCTCACTGAACTGATGCAGGGCGCCGCCGAACTGGACGTGCCGTTGATCGTCGAGGTGGGGCAGGGCGCCAACTGGGATGAGGCCCACTAGAAGAGAACCGCACATCTTCTGCGCGGGCGCCTGGCGGCGTCCGGCGGTGCTGGAGCGCCAGCCCGGTCCAATCGCTCACGCACTTAGCGTACACTCTGGCGGTCGCTCATACAGGAAGAACAACGTTCAATAACCAAGGAGGTGAATATGACCAAGGGCTTCTGGATTCGGCGCTTTGCGCTGGTGTATCTGGCCGCGGTGGCACTGATTGCCGGTGGGCAGATGGCGCGCGGGCGCGAGGCGGAGTTTGCGCTCACTCACGGGCTGTTGTGGGGCGTAATCACGGCGGTGGTCTACACCGCGGCGCTGGTCTGGCGCACGCGGCGCGGGTGTATCGCCAGCCGCGGGGACTAAACTGGCGACAGAATCGCCAGCTTGTTCAATTTTTTAACACTTTTTAACAGAATTTGGGGAACCGTTCCGACGCCGCCTGCTCTAAACAGGCAAGATCGTTGGAATGCGTCATCATCCCCCAAGGAAGTCAGATATTGCCCCGGAACCCCCCAGTTCCGGGGCTTTTTTTTGTCCGCTCGGTGAGGGTGGGTGTCACGGGCAGCGCTGCAGTGCCGCGGCCAGGTAGGTCCCGGTCTTGCGGCGCCATTTGTCCGGCTCGTTGACCCGGCCATCCTGCAGGTGCGCGGCCGCCAGCTGGGCGCGCAGCAGCGCGCGGTAACACTGGTAGAAGCGCACCAGCTCTGCCGGCGCCGCGCCGGCGCTGTGCACTATCTGTTGCGCCAGGTCGGCGCGTCCCAGCAGCTCGCACTCCAGCGCCAGGTAGCTGAGTTCGTCGAGCGGATCCACGCAGCGCAGGGTGCGGTTGAACTCCAGGCAGTCGATCACCTGCGGTGGTTCGGTCAGGAAGCAGTGCTCGGGGCGCAGGTCGCCGTGGCCCTCGACGATCAGTGCCCCGCGGGCATCCAGCAGCGGCTGCTGCTGTGCGCTGAATTCCACCAGCGCGCGCGCCACGCTGTCCACGGCGTCGCGATCCAGGGTCAGTTTCTCTTCCAGCTCGGGCGCCAGCAGCGCTGTGCGCAGGGTGTCGACCTGTCGGCGCAGCCGCGCCAGGTACTGGTTGCCGGTCAGCGGGATGGGGACCGCATGGCGGTAGAAGGTCTGCAGTCGCTGTAGCAGCGGCGCTAGTCCGGCGGCGTCCAGTGTGGCTAGGCGTTGCGGCAAGCTGGCCTCCGCCGGCAGGCGGCGCATTTTCACCAGCCACTCCACCGGGGTACCGGCCTCCTGTAGGGTCAGCCGGCCCGGTGCGGTCAGGCACAGCGGCACCGCGTCCAGGTACACGTCGTCGGTGAGGCGACGGTTCAGGCGCAGCTCCTCGAGGCAGACCGCATAGCGCTTGTCGAGGCTGCTGAAATCCAGGTAGCTGGAGCGCACCGGCTTTTTCATTTTGTAGGCGAAACGGTCGGTCAGGAATACCCGCGCCATATGGGTTTCCACCAGGCGCACCGAGGTCGTGCCCTCCGGGTAACTGGCCGGGTTGAGCAGGAAGTGGGTCTTGTCGTCCAGATCCGGGATATGCAGTTGGGTCATGAGCACTAAGCGTGGTGGTCTGTTTGCTAGTCTAGTTTTATTACCCACCTTTATCGCCAACCAGTCGGGGCCGGATTGTCATGCAGCCCTTCGCAAACCGCATTGAAGCCGGCCGCGCGCTGGCACAGTCCCTCGGCGACTATCGTGACCGCAAAGACACCATCGTGCTGGCGCTGCCCCGTGGCGGCGTGCCGGTGGGGCTGGAAGTGGCGCGCGCGCTGAGTGCGCCGCTGGACCTGATGCTGGTGCGTAAGCTGGGGGTACCCGGCCACGAGGAACTGGCCATGGGCGCCATCACCGGCAGTGCGCGGGTGCTGAATGAGGATGTGATCCGCAGTTGCGGTATCAGCGACGACGACCTGGAGCGGGAGACGCGCGCCGAGCGCGCCGAGCTGCAGCGCCGTGCGGTGCGTTACCGCGGCGAGCGGCCGTGGCCGGCGCTGCGCGACCGCTGTGTAATCCTGGTCGACGACGGCATCGCCACCGGTGCCACCATGGCGGCGGCGGCGCGCGCGGTGCGCGCCGAGCAGCCGGAGCAGCTGGTGATCGCCGTGCCGGTGGCACCGCCTGCGGCCCTGGCGCGTTTCAGCGGGCTCGCCGATCGCATCGAGTGTCCGCTGCGGCCGATGTCCTTCTGGGCCATCGGTGCCTGGTATCACGATTTCTCCCAGCTCAGCGATGAACAGGTGCTGGCGCTGATGCGCGAGGCGCAGGCGCTCGGCGGGGGCGCCGCGGATGAGTGACCGGAGCGGGGCGGTGCAGGAAGTGCTGGTCGATGCCGCCGGCGAGCAGCTGGCCGGCTTCCTGGCGCTGCCGGAAGGGAGCGGCGCACTGGTCCTGTTCGCGCATGGCAGCGGCAGCAGCCGCTTCAGCCCGCGCAACAACAGCGTGGCCGCGCGCCTCAACGATGCCGGCATCGGCACCCTGCTGTTCGACCTGCTGACCGCCGAAGAACATCGCGTGGATGAATTCACGCGCGAATACCGCTTCGATATCGACCTGCTGGCGCGGCGTTTGTTAGCCGCGCTCGACTGGGTCGCGGCCGAGCCGGCTACCGCCCGCCTGAATCTCGGCCTGTTCGGCTCCAGCACCGGTGCGGCCGCGGCGCTGATCGCCGCTGCGCGGCGCCCGCAGCTGGTGAAGGCGGTGGTCTCCCGCGGCGGTCGCCCGGACCTGGCCGGCGATGAGCTGCCCTGTGTCAGAGCGCCGACGCTGCTGATCGTCGGCGGCGAGGATCACCAGGTGATCGAGCTGAACCGCGCCGCCGCCGCGCGCATGCACTGCGCGCCGCAGCTGCAGATAGTGCCCGGCGCCACCCACCTGTTCGAGGAGCCCGGCACCCTGGATGTGGTGGTCGACCTGGCCATCGACTGGTTCCGGCGGTACCTGCGCGATGCGTGAGTTGAAACTGTTCAGCCTCGACGCCGGCGCCGCCCTTGCCGGGCGCGTGGCCGCCGCGCTCGGCCTGCCGCTGGCGGCGCATGAGGAGCGCGATTTCGTCGACGGCGAGCACAAGCTGCGCCCGCTCGACGATGTCGAGGGCGCGGACGTCTACCTGGTGCAGTCCCTGTACAGCGATGTCGACAGCAGCGTCGACGACAAGCTGGTGCGGCTGCTGTTCTTTATCGGCGCGTTGCGCGATGCCGGTGCGGCGCGGGTCAGCGCCGTGGCGCCGTACCTGTGCTATGCGCGCAAGGACCGCCGCACCAAGCTGCACGATCCACTCTCCAGCCGCTACCTGGCGGGGCTGTTCGAGGCGGTCGGCTGCGACTGCGCGGTGACCCTGGATGTACATAACCTGGCCGCGTTTGAGAACGCCTTCCGCATTCGCACCCTGCACCTGCCGGCGCAGCCGCTGTTTGTCGACTTCGCCGCGCGGCAGCTGCAGGGGGATCACAACCCGCTGGTGGTGGCGTCGCCGGACGTGGGCGGCGTCAAGCGCGCGGAGGCATTCCGCCAGGCGCTGGGCGAGCGGCTGGGGCGCGAGTGCGGGCGCGCGTTTGTGGAGAAATACCGCAGTGGCGGTGAGCTGTCCGGCGGCACGCTGGTGGGCGAGGTGCGCGGTGCCACGGTGCTGATCGTCGACGACCTGATCGCCGGCGGCAGCACCATCGAGCGCGCGGTCGTCGCGCTGCAGCGCGG
This region of Microbulbifer sp. SAOS-129_SWC genomic DNA includes:
- a CDS encoding phosphoribosyltransferase produces the protein MQPFANRIEAGRALAQSLGDYRDRKDTIVLALPRGGVPVGLEVARALSAPLDLMLVRKLGVPGHEELAMGAITGSARVLNEDVIRSCGISDDDLERETRAERAELQRRAVRYRGERPWPALRDRCVILVDDGIATGATMAAAARAVRAEQPEQLVIAVPVAPPAALARFSGLADRIECPLRPMSFWAIGAWYHDFSQLSDEQVLALMREAQALGGGAADE
- a CDS encoding alpha/beta family hydrolase, which codes for MSDRSGAVQEVLVDAAGEQLAGFLALPEGSGALVLFAHGSGSSRFSPRNNSVAARLNDAGIGTLLFDLLTAEEHRVDEFTREYRFDIDLLARRLLAALDWVAAEPATARLNLGLFGSSTGAAAALIAAARRPQLVKAVVSRGGRPDLAGDELPCVRAPTLLIVGGEDHQVIELNRAAAARMHCAPQLQIVPGATHLFEEPGTLDVVVDLAIDWFRRYLRDA
- the prs gene encoding ribose-phosphate diphosphokinase, with the protein product MRELKLFSLDAGAALAGRVAAALGLPLAAHEERDFVDGEHKLRPLDDVEGADVYLVQSLYSDVDSSVDDKLVRLLFFIGALRDAGAARVSAVAPYLCYARKDRRTKLHDPLSSRYLAGLFEAVGCDCAVTLDVHNLAAFENAFRIRTLHLPAQPLFVDFAARQLQGDHNPLVVASPDVGGVKRAEAFRQALGERLGRECGRAFVEKYRSGGELSGGTLVGEVRGATVLIVDDLIAGGSTIERAVVALQRGGAARILALASHGQFCGEALARLAQLPLEAVAVTNSLPQRADGPLQVVDCAGLLAEAIRRLHECGPATRLSV